A region from the Paludicola sp. MB14-C6 genome encodes:
- a CDS encoding V-type ATP synthase subunit A, which translates to MNKIYSINGPVVTVKDTKDFSMLEMVYVGEKRLIGEVIGINDEFTTIQVYEVTTGLKPEEPVFKTGAPICATLGPGILSNIFDGIERPLKKISELSGSFIDKGCNLPSLDIEREFNITMVAKVGDFLKGGDIYATCPETPVIEHKCMLSPLLSGTVSYVAPNGNYKVNDVVAKIKTEKCEEIELTLCQKWPIRQPRPAIERKPISMPLVTGQRVIDTLFPIAKGGAAAVPGGFGTGKTMTQHQIAKWCDADIIVYVGCGERGNEMTQVLDEFSELIDPKTGNKMTDRTTLIANTSNMPVAAREASIYTGITLAEYYRDMGYHVAIMADSTSRWAEALREISGRLEEMPAEEGFPAYLPSRLAQFYERAGYMNNLNGTQGSVTIIGAVSPQGADFSEPVTQNTKRFVRTFWALDKSLAYARHYPAINWTESYSDYIDDLTKYYNQYVSEDFLKCRRRFANILADEASLMEIVKLIGSDVLPDDQKLVIETAKAIRLGYLQQNAFHVDDTYVSLEKQLKMMQIILYVNDQCSKYIKRNYALSEMIDLGLFDILAGMKYQIPNNDLSAFDRLYAEINEKLEAFKNNNRVEETK; encoded by the coding sequence ACAAAGGACTTTTCTATGCTAGAGATGGTATATGTAGGTGAAAAAAGGTTGATTGGTGAAGTAATCGGAATCAATGACGAATTCACTACCATTCAGGTATATGAGGTTACTACTGGGTTGAAACCGGAAGAACCTGTGTTCAAAACCGGTGCACCTATTTGTGCAACCTTAGGTCCTGGTATCTTATCTAACATTTTTGACGGTATCGAAAGACCACTAAAAAAAATCAGTGAGCTTTCAGGTTCTTTTATTGATAAGGGATGTAATCTTCCTTCATTGGATATTGAACGTGAATTCAACATTACTATGGTAGCTAAAGTTGGCGATTTCTTAAAAGGTGGCGATATTTACGCTACTTGTCCTGAAACTCCTGTAATTGAACATAAATGTATGTTATCTCCACTATTAAGTGGTACTGTGAGCTATGTTGCTCCAAATGGCAATTACAAAGTAAACGATGTAGTTGCAAAAATTAAAACAGAAAAATGCGAAGAAATTGAATTGACACTTTGCCAAAAATGGCCGATTCGTCAGCCACGTCCGGCAATTGAACGTAAACCAATTTCCATGCCGCTAGTAACCGGTCAACGTGTTATTGATACTCTATTCCCTATTGCCAAAGGCGGCGCTGCTGCTGTTCCTGGCGGATTTGGTACCGGTAAAACAATGACACAGCACCAAATTGCAAAATGGTGTGATGCGGATATTATCGTGTATGTTGGTTGTGGTGAGCGTGGTAACGAGATGACTCAAGTACTTGATGAATTCTCTGAACTGATCGACCCGAAAACAGGCAACAAAATGACTGACCGTACTACATTGATTGCAAATACTTCTAACATGCCGGTTGCTGCACGTGAGGCATCTATTTATACAGGTATTACTCTTGCTGAATATTATCGTGATATGGGTTACCACGTTGCTATTATGGCTGACTCAACTTCTCGTTGGGCTGAAGCACTTCGTGAAATCTCCGGACGTTTGGAAGAAATGCCTGCTGAGGAAGGGTTCCCAGCATACTTACCTTCTCGTTTGGCTCAGTTCTATGAACGTGCAGGTTATATGAACAACTTAAATGGTACACAAGGTTCTGTAACGATTATCGGAGCTGTTTCTCCTCAAGGTGCTGACTTCTCTGAGCCGGTTACGCAAAATACAAAGCGTTTCGTTCGTACATTCTGGGCATTAGATAAATCATTGGCTTATGCTCGTCACTATCCTGCAATTAACTGGACAGAGAGCTATAGCGACTATATTGATGATTTAACAAAATATTATAACCAATATGTTTCAGAAGACTTCTTAAAATGCAGACGACGTTTTGCAAACATTTTAGCAGATGAAGCATCATTAATGGAAATCGTTAAATTGATTGGTTCTGATGTTTTACCTGATGATCAAAAACTTGTTATCGAAACTGCAAAAGCAATTCGTTTAGGTTATTTACAACAAAATGCATTCCACGTTGATGATACTTATGTATCCTTGGAAAAACAATTAAAAATGATGCAAATCATTCTTTATGTAAATGATCAATGTTCAAAATATATCAAACGCAACTATGCTTTATCAGAAATGATTGACCTTGGTCTATTTGATATCCTTGCAGGTATGAAATATCAAATTCCGAATAATGACCTTAGTGCTTTTGATAGGTTGTATGCTGAAATTAACGAAAAACTTGAAGCATTCAAAAACAATAACCGCGTGGAGGAAACAAAATGA
- a CDS encoding PP2C family protein-serine/threonine phosphatase: MDIDFYGNTCVGSSNVNGDVFYISSDHKVYLLADGASGAGNDGKVLMGKICIEIIENFEYDSTKLNAKEYIDQLFWKINNRLIETSQYFKKLVFGTLNLAVVDDDILTITTLGDSPAFYYNGVEINRVAKNKKQYEWMIDAGYITKQQYEGYISQMHEMMQCCFDYYVPQIVPNNVIEQYPIKPNNILVLCSDGLSDYISSNDIIRSIQTKGLKDGIDDLILKAKDIALGKQNYFDDITVVAIKIV; this comes from the coding sequence ATGGATATCGATTTTTATGGAAATACATGTGTTGGTAGCTCAAATGTGAATGGCGATGTGTTTTATATTTCATCTGACCACAAAGTGTATCTTTTAGCTGATGGTGCTTCAGGTGCAGGAAATGACGGAAAAGTTTTGATGGGAAAGATATGCATTGAAATTATTGAAAATTTTGAATACGATTCAACCAAATTAAATGCAAAAGAATATATTGACCAATTATTCTGGAAGATTAACAATCGCCTAATTGAAACATCACAATATTTTAAGAAGCTTGTATTCGGTACATTGAATTTGGCTGTAGTGGATGACGATATTCTAACAATAACAACTTTAGGGGATTCTCCAGCATTTTATTACAATGGTGTAGAAATCAATAGAGTTGCTAAAAATAAAAAGCAATATGAATGGATGATTGATGCAGGATATATTACAAAACAACAATATGAAGGTTATATAAGCCAGATGCATGAGATGATGCAGTGTTGTTTTGATTACTATGTCCCTCAAATTGTGCCTAACAATGTAATCGAACAGTACCCTATAAAACCAAACAATATTCTTGTTTTATGTAGTGATGGGCTGAGTGATTATATATCCTCAAATGATATTATTAGGTCAATTCAGACTAAAGGACTAAAAGATGGAATAGATGATTTAATATTGAAGGCAAAAGATATCGCGCTTGGCAAACAAAATTATTTTGACGATATAACTGTTGTAGCAATAAAAATTGTGTGA
- a CDS encoding glycoside hydrolase family 18 protein, with product MPKHILAPYLMENSVHEIRVSDLQRMTHLNIAFAHVKNSIVTVKHLKHLNRIAVYKSVNPELKVILSVGGWGADGFNQAAKTKEGRESFAKTAMDIVLKWDFDGIDIDWEYPCSDQAGIAYGPEDKVNFTLLLEELRKTLDEKGKMNGKKYLLTAAVGGESYFIEGTEMDKVAQILDYVNLMTYDLRGGFTHVAGHHASLGPQTGDENGPCSMRTVQIYHDAGVPYEKMVLGAAFYGRVWENVTSTENNGLGQVAKTTGSGHVRFNLQDEEQIKLHGYTKYFDEKAQAPYLFNGKNFVSFEDKASIKAKCDFVKEKGLAGMMYWAYGNHQLFEAMSENLD from the coding sequence ATGCCAAAACATATATTAGCACCATATCTTATGGAAAACTCAGTTCATGAGATCAGAGTTAGTGATCTACAACGAATGACACATTTAAATATTGCATTTGCTCATGTAAAAAATAGTATAGTAACTGTAAAACATCTAAAACACTTAAATCGGATTGCTGTTTATAAGAGTGTTAATCCCGAATTGAAGGTAATTTTATCAGTCGGCGGATGGGGTGCAGATGGTTTTAACCAAGCTGCAAAAACGAAAGAGGGTAGAGAAAGCTTTGCCAAAACTGCAATGGATATCGTTTTAAAATGGGATTTTGATGGAATTGATATTGACTGGGAATATCCATGTAGCGATCAAGCAGGCATTGCTTATGGTCCTGAAGATAAGGTGAATTTCACCTTACTATTAGAAGAACTTAGAAAAACACTCGATGAAAAAGGCAAAATGAACGGTAAAAAGTACTTGTTAACTGCCGCTGTTGGCGGTGAATCATATTTCATTGAAGGCACAGAAATGGATAAAGTCGCTCAAATCCTTGATTATGTAAACCTAATGACATATGACTTGCGTGGAGGATTTACTCATGTAGCAGGACACCATGCAAGTTTAGGACCTCAAACTGGCGATGAGAACGGACCATGTAGTATGAGAACGGTTCAAATCTATCACGATGCTGGTGTACCATACGAGAAAATGGTATTGGGAGCAGCATTTTACGGTAGAGTGTGGGAAAACGTAACTTCAACTGAGAATAATGGTTTAGGTCAAGTTGCAAAAACTACTGGAAGCGGTCATGTCCGTTTTAATCTTCAAGATGAAGAGCAAATCAAGTTACATGGCTACACAAAATACTTTGATGAAAAAGCGCAAGCACCATACTTATTTAATGGTAAAAACTTTGTTTCTTTTGAAGATAAAGCTTCTATTAAAGCTAAATGCGACTTTGTAAAGGAAAAAGGTCTTGCCGGTATGATGTACTGGGCGTATGGTAATCATCAGTTATTTGAAGCAATGTCAGAGAATTTAGACTAA
- a CDS encoding V-type ATP synthase subunit B, whose product MSLQFIGLKEINGPLVVLDNVPNASFEEMAELYLEDGTKRLGRIVEIQGERVIIQVFEGTNGLSLTNTRTRLTGKPMELALSKEMLGRIFNGAGTPIDGLGEIFADKYADINGQPLNPVAREYPRNYIRTGISSIDGLTTLIRGQKLPIFSGSGMSHNKLAVQLVCQSQLNDNKDSDEKFGIVFAAMGVNNDVADYFKRSFEESGVLENVVMFLNLSNDPIIERILAPRCALTAAEYLAYEHDMNILVIMTDMTSYAEALREFSSSKGEIPGRKGYPGYLYSDLASLYERAGIVKGGKGSVTQIPILTMPNDDITHPVPDLTGYITEGQIVLDRNLNQIGIYPPVAILPSLSRLMKDGIGEGYTRGDHSAVANQLFASYARVQDARALASVIGEEELSKSDKAYLEFGKMFEKHFISQEFNEARTIEQTLELGWDLLSLLPKSELSRMDAKLVEANFDPKRTERFKD is encoded by the coding sequence ATGAGCCTACAATTTATTGGATTAAAAGAAATCAACGGTCCATTAGTGGTGCTTGATAATGTTCCGAATGCTAGCTTTGAAGAAATGGCTGAACTTTATCTTGAAGATGGAACAAAACGACTAGGTCGTATTGTTGAAATTCAAGGTGAAAGAGTTATTATTCAAGTTTTCGAAGGCACCAATGGACTTTCCCTTACAAATACAAGAACCAGACTAACCGGTAAACCTATGGAATTAGCACTTTCAAAAGAAATGCTAGGCAGAATCTTTAATGGTGCAGGTACACCGATTGATGGTCTTGGCGAAATTTTCGCTGATAAATATGCGGATATTAACGGTCAACCTCTAAATCCCGTTGCTCGTGAATACCCAAGAAACTATATTCGTACCGGTATTTCGTCTATTGACGGTTTGACTACTCTAATCCGTGGTCAAAAGCTGCCAATCTTCTCTGGTTCCGGTATGAGCCACAATAAGCTTGCTGTTCAACTTGTTTGTCAATCTCAATTAAATGACAATAAAGATAGCGACGAGAAATTCGGTATCGTTTTCGCCGCAATGGGCGTTAACAATGACGTTGCAGATTATTTCAAACGTTCATTTGAAGAATCAGGTGTATTGGAAAACGTTGTTATGTTCTTAAACTTATCTAACGACCCAATCATTGAACGTATCCTTGCTCCTCGTTGTGCATTAACTGCTGCTGAATATCTAGCTTATGAGCATGATATGAATATCCTTGTTATAATGACAGATATGACATCTTATGCAGAAGCACTACGTGAATTCTCTTCTTCTAAAGGTGAAATTCCTGGTAGAAAAGGTTATCCTGGATACCTTTATTCTGACCTAGCATCTTTATATGAAAGAGCCGGTATTGTAAAAGGCGGTAAGGGTTCTGTTACTCAAATTCCAATTTTAACAATGCCTAATGATGATATTACCCATCCGGTTCCTGACTTAACAGGATATATTACAGAAGGTCAAATCGTTTTGGATCGTAACTTGAACCAAATTGGTATTTATCCTCCTGTTGCAATTCTTCCTTCCCTATCTCGTTTAATGAAAGATGGTATTGGTGAGGGCTATACTCGTGGCGACCATAGTGCCGTTGCAAACCAATTATTTGCGTCTTATGCTCGTGTACAAGATGCTAGAGCTTTAGCTTCCGTTATCGGTGAAGAAGAGTTATCCAAGAGCGATAAAGCTTATTTGGAGTTCGGTAAGATGTTTGAAAAGCATTTTATTTCACAAGAATTTAATGAAGCAAGAACAATTGAACAAACTCTTGAGCTTGGCTGGGATCTATTAAGTTTATTGCCGAAATCAGAATTAAGCCGCATGGATGCTAAACTGGTTGAAGCAAACTTTGATCCAAAACGTACAGAGAGATTTAAAGATTAG
- a CDS encoding V-type ATP synthase subunit D, with product MANTIFPTKGNLIATKKSLVLANLGYDLLDRKRNILIREMMMLVEKAKSLRGEIETTYEKAYAALQRANITLGLCEGLTKDTSIENGVHITYRSVMGVDIPEVSLETTITTVQYPLSESNSQYDVAYLNFNKAKELTVILAEVENSVYRLADAIKKTQRRANALKNVNIPRFEATVKFITDALEEKEREEFTRLKVIRHTKDKAKKAAEKKAV from the coding sequence TTGGCTAATACAATATTCCCTACCAAAGGAAATTTGATAGCAACAAAAAAATCACTTGTTCTTGCAAATTTAGGATATGATCTTTTAGACCGTAAAAGAAATATTCTAATACGTGAGATGATGATGCTTGTTGAAAAAGCTAAGTCACTTCGTGGTGAAATTGAGACTACTTATGAAAAAGCTTATGCTGCTTTACAACGTGCTAATATTACGTTAGGTTTATGTGAAGGTCTTACCAAAGACACAAGCATAGAAAATGGTGTGCATATCACATATCGTAGTGTTATGGGTGTAGATATTCCTGAAGTATCGTTGGAAACGACCATTACTACTGTTCAATACCCTTTATCTGAGTCAAACTCACAATATGATGTTGCTTATTTGAATTTTAATAAAGCAAAAGAACTTACCGTTATTTTGGCTGAAGTTGAAAATAGTGTTTATCGTCTTGCTGATGCAATTAAGAAAACACAACGTCGTGCGAATGCTTTAAAAAACGTTAATATCCCTCGTTTTGAGGCGACTGTTAAGTTTATTACAGATGCTTTAGAGGAAAAAGAACGTGAAGAGTTTACAAGACTAAAAGTAATTCGTCATACCAAAGACAAAGCTAAAAAAGCTGCTGAAAAGAAAGCGGTATAA
- a CDS encoding galactokinase, giving the protein MNIEQLKDSIVSGAYNSVLQNIYSDNINTVKARYLSCIEGYQQQFQKGDNISVFSAPGRTEVGGNHTDHQHGRVIAGAVDLDIIAVVNKTNANVIRVFSEGFGLTEVVLDNFNVVENEKETSAALIRGIVSRLKERGYPVSGFDAYTMSDVLCGSGLSSSAAFEVLIGTVLNDLYCNSELKAIEIAQIAQYAENVYFGKPSGLMDQTASAVGGFVSIDFACIKKPIINPITFDLKKHGYQLVIVNTGANHSDLTDDYASIPHEMKDIASCFDKEHLNEVETTVFYQNIPKLRGQVSDRAILRAIHFFEDTNRVTRQADALIHQDIDTFLKEVNASGQSSYDYLQNVYSPHNPTEQSIALALCLTKQFLKGQGACRVHGGGFAGTIQVYLPISVTDDYIKHMKLVFGENCCYRINIRKQGGVKVI; this is encoded by the coding sequence ATGAATATAGAGCAACTTAAGGATAGTATTGTTAGTGGTGCATATAATAGCGTATTGCAAAACATATATAGTGATAATATCAATACAGTAAAAGCACGTTATTTATCTTGTATAGAAGGTTATCAACAACAATTTCAAAAAGGAGATAATATATCTGTATTTAGTGCACCTGGTAGAACAGAAGTAGGTGGTAACCATACAGATCATCAGCACGGGCGTGTTATCGCAGGTGCAGTTGATTTAGATATTATTGCAGTTGTGAATAAAACAAATGCAAATGTAATTCGTGTTTTTTCTGAAGGATTCGGATTAACTGAAGTAGTATTAGATAATTTTAATGTGGTTGAAAATGAAAAAGAAACATCAGCTGCGTTAATTCGGGGGATCGTATCAAGGCTAAAGGAACGTGGATACCCTGTATCCGGTTTTGATGCCTATACAATGTCTGACGTTTTATGTGGTTCAGGGCTTTCTTCATCTGCAGCATTTGAAGTGTTGATAGGTACAGTTTTAAATGACCTTTATTGCAATAGTGAGCTTAAGGCAATAGAAATTGCGCAAATTGCACAATATGCAGAGAATGTTTATTTTGGAAAGCCTAGTGGGCTGATGGATCAAACCGCAAGCGCAGTAGGCGGTTTTGTTTCAATTGATTTTGCTTGTATCAAAAAGCCTATTATAAATCCAATTACATTTGATTTAAAAAAACATGGCTATCAATTAGTAATTGTGAATACAGGTGCAAATCATTCAGATTTAACGGATGATTATGCAAGTATACCACATGAGATGAAAGATATTGCAAGCTGCTTTGATAAAGAACATTTAAATGAAGTAGAAACTACTGTATTTTATCAAAATATTCCTAAGTTAAGAGGTCAAGTAAGTGATAGAGCAATTCTTAGGGCAATTCATTTCTTTGAAGACACAAATCGTGTTACTCGGCAAGCCGATGCTTTAATACATCAAGATATTGACACATTTTTAAAAGAAGTCAATGCATCAGGGCAATCATCTTACGATTATCTACAAAATGTGTATAGTCCACATAATCCTACTGAACAGAGTATTGCATTGGCATTATGCCTTACAAAACAGTTTTTGAAAGGACAGGGAGCCTGTAGAGTACATGGTGGAGGATTTGCAGGTACGATTCAAGTTTATCTACCAATTTCAGTAACAGATGATTATATTAAGCATATGAAGTTAGTTTTTGGAGAAAATTGTTGCTATCGTATTAATATACGTAAGCAAGGTGGGGTAAAAGTAATATAA
- a CDS encoding uroporphyrinogen decarboxylase family protein, protein MTGKERFAKALRREKIEGHVPHFELVFFLTMEVLGKVHPSHRFYEQWNQMSHTEKKLQMEDMADCYIKIAEKYHHDAIFVHPNPWDLENVKWLLETIREKTGDQYFLLMHGDTTCGIPDGESMMEFTTQMYEEPEKILEQQKSWQENAFKTANALSKTGLLDGFALCSDYSFNVNPFFSPDIFGELIAPNLKETIDTYRKLGFYSIKHTDGNINPILDQIVACGPDALHSIDPQGGMSLTEVRQKYGDKICTIGNVNCGLLQTGTDEEAAADVRRTLKEGMANGYGYIFSTSNCVYTGLDLKRYEMMNQIWREEGIYR, encoded by the coding sequence ATGACTGGAAAAGAACGTTTTGCAAAAGCGTTAAGACGAGAAAAAATTGAAGGACATGTACCACACTTTGAATTAGTGTTTTTCTTAACAATGGAAGTATTGGGAAAAGTTCATCCTTCTCATCGTTTTTATGAGCAATGGAATCAAATGTCCCATACCGAAAAAAAATTACAAATGGAAGATATGGCTGATTGCTATATCAAAATTGCAGAGAAATATCATCACGATGCTATTTTCGTTCACCCTAACCCATGGGATTTAGAAAATGTAAAATGGTTACTAGAAACTATTCGTGAAAAAACTGGTGATCAATACTTTTTACTAATGCATGGTGATACAACTTGTGGTATTCCTGATGGTGAATCCATGATGGAATTTACAACACAAATGTACGAAGAGCCAGAGAAAATATTAGAACAACAAAAATCTTGGCAGGAAAATGCTTTTAAAACTGCAAATGCATTATCTAAAACCGGTCTACTAGACGGCTTTGCACTATGTTCTGACTATAGCTTTAATGTAAACCCATTTTTCTCACCTGATATCTTTGGTGAGTTAATTGCACCAAACTTAAAAGAAACTATCGACACTTATCGTAAGCTTGGCTTCTACTCTATTAAACACACTGACGGTAACATTAACCCTATTTTGGATCAAATTGTTGCTTGTGGACCGGATGCATTACATTCTATCGACCCTCAAGGCGGAATGAGCCTAACTGAAGTACGCCAAAAATATGGCGATAAGATTTGTACAATTGGTAATGTAAACTGTGGTTTATTACAAACTGGAACTGATGAAGAAGCTGCTGCAGATGTAAGAAGAACCCTTAAAGAAGGTATGGCAAACGGATATGGATATATATTCTCAACATCCAACTGCGTATATACTGGACTAGATTTAAAACGTTACGAAATGATGAATCAAATTTGGCGTGAAGAAGGCATTTATAGATAA